One genomic window of Vicinamibacteria bacterium includes the following:
- the grpE gene encoding nucleotide exchange factor GrpE encodes MPRKRHKKKRKPQDLEPLNADFETAQEAEPEQQHSSGTSAAPAEETATGDGLHAEVERLRTTAQEMRELAQRKQAEFENFRRRTERERAEVIRYASSDLVKEILPVLDNLERAIHASDTENESQLRQGIAIIHKQFKDILERNGLEEIDCEQKPFDPHVHEAVSRVETDDYPDGTVVEVFQKGYRMKDRLLRPSMVSVAHSSGTESAPSDGDVESEDEVVRQSD; translated from the coding sequence ATGCCCAGAAAGAGACATAAGAAGAAAAGAAAGCCACAGGATCTGGAGCCGCTGAACGCGGATTTCGAGACCGCGCAGGAGGCGGAGCCAGAACAGCAGCATTCGTCAGGAACGAGCGCGGCCCCCGCCGAGGAGACCGCGACCGGCGACGGGTTGCACGCCGAAGTCGAGCGCCTCCGGACGACGGCGCAAGAAATGCGAGAGCTGGCTCAGCGGAAACAGGCCGAGTTCGAGAATTTCCGACGGCGGACGGAACGCGAACGCGCCGAGGTGATCCGCTATGCCTCCTCCGACCTGGTCAAGGAGATCCTGCCCGTCCTCGACAATCTGGAGCGCGCCATCCACGCCTCGGATACGGAGAACGAGAGCCAGCTCCGGCAGGGGATCGCCATAATTCACAAGCAGTTCAAGGACATCCTGGAGAGAAACGGTCTCGAGGAGATCGACTGCGAGCAGAAGCCCTTCGACCCGCATGTGCACGAGGCGGTCAGCCGGGTCGAGACCGACGATTACCCCGATGGGACGGTCGTCGAGGTGTTTCAAAAAGGTTATCGTATGAAGGATCGTCTGCTTCGCCCTTCCATGGTGAGTGTCGCGCACTCGAGTGGGACGGAATCGGCGCCCTCGGATGGGGACGTCGAGAGCGAGGATGAGGTGGTACGGCAGTCTGACTGA